In 'Nostoc azollae' 0708, the following are encoded in one genomic region:
- a CDS encoding DUF4340 domain-containing protein produces MGLGTFVYCHEIKGYTQREEVKQNQQRIFTFTADDVQSLTIKTKDIRLNLERSTKPEPPKWVIKSPISEPANNAIVSYLMNLLVKGKSDKNLAIPDNQLSEFGLDNPQATIEIKLKNQQIHKLILGKLNFNNSFLYAKVESAVKNNDNFNILLLVSKDFSNAVNRDLSEWKESDKNSESQPLPELPKLTPITTPTNSKKKINTATIRGYFKIPWLCIKNLDIPLPPF; encoded by the coding sequence CATGAAATTAAAGGTTATACTCAACGAGAGGAAGTTAAACAAAATCAGCAGAGAATTTTCACTTTCACCGCTGATGATGTTCAATCTTTAACTATCAAGACTAAAGATATAAGATTAAACCTAGAACGTAGTACTAAACCTGAACCACCAAAATGGGTAATTAAATCGCCAATTTCCGAACCAGCTAACAATGCTATTGTTTCCTATTTGATGAATTTATTAGTAAAGGGTAAGAGTGATAAAAATTTAGCAATTCCAGATAATCAATTGAGTGAATTTGGTTTAGATAACCCTCAAGCAACTATTGAGATTAAACTCAAAAATCAGCAAATTCATAAATTGATTTTAGGTAAACTTAATTTCAATAATAGTTTTTTGTATGCTAAAGTTGAATCCGCAGTGAAGAACAATGATAATTTTAATATATTATTGTTAGTATCTAAAGATTTTAGTAATGCTGTAAATCGGGATTTATCGGAATGGAAGGAATCGGATAAAAATAGTGAATCTCAGCCTTTACCCGAGCTTCCTAAACTGACTCCAATTACAACTCCAACAAATAGTAAAAAAAAGATTAATACAGCAACTATCAGAGGGTATTTTAAAATACCTTGGTTATGTATCAAAAATCTTGATATCCCCCTACCCCCTTTTTAA